Proteins co-encoded in one Acidisarcina sp. genomic window:
- a CDS encoding CRTAC1 family protein — protein sequence MKQQSTGIATELSRRALLRNLGILAGASQLRATPLLYAAEGPTIYTFEEVPPSLSGITWTHTAGKSSEKFLPETSGAGCAFLDYDNDGWMDIYLVNSGKADFYDPPHPLSNALYHNNRDGTFTDVTAKAGVAGGGYGMGVAVGDYDGDGFPDIYVTQYGRNILYHNNGDGTFTDVTEKAGLAVPGWSSSAVWFDYDNDGRLDLFVCQFAEFDPSLGCGTDAAGVHHYCIPRIFKPRPSSLFHNNGDGTFTDVSKQTGIAGHLGKAWGAVATDLNNDGNMDLFVSNDTVANFLFLNRGDRFEECGLSSNVAYSADGHARSGMGVDSADVDDDGWMDLFVANIDQEIFALYRNNHDESFDDIAMPMGIGMVTRWMSGWGLKFFDYDNDGDLDLILANGFPDDLIDQSSSSVTWKEPLLLLHREGKAYRNVSSQSGPVFEKNFPARGLAIGDFNNDGGIDVLISNNDSAPLLLRNNVGRHNHWLGIRLIGRKCNSDAIGARVTYQAGDLKRSRMRVGGGSFLSTHDPRIVLGIGSRSKLDWLEVKWPQPSGTVERFTDLPIDRYITLVEGAGKWK from the coding sequence ATGAAGCAGCAGAGTACCGGGATCGCGACAGAACTCTCTCGCCGAGCCCTTCTCCGCAACCTTGGCATTCTTGCCGGCGCATCCCAGCTCCGCGCCACCCCGTTGCTCTATGCCGCGGAGGGGCCCACAATCTACACGTTTGAAGAAGTCCCGCCTTCCCTCAGCGGTATTACCTGGACGCATACGGCGGGCAAATCATCGGAAAAATTCCTGCCGGAAACCAGCGGCGCAGGCTGCGCTTTTCTTGACTACGACAACGATGGATGGATGGACATCTACCTCGTAAATAGCGGCAAAGCGGACTTCTATGATCCTCCGCACCCGCTAAGCAATGCGCTCTACCACAACAATCGAGATGGCACTTTTACGGATGTGACCGCCAAGGCCGGCGTGGCTGGTGGCGGGTATGGGATGGGTGTTGCTGTCGGCGATTACGATGGAGACGGCTTTCCCGACATCTATGTAACCCAATACGGTCGTAACATCCTCTACCACAACAATGGAGACGGCACCTTTACCGACGTAACCGAGAAAGCAGGGTTGGCCGTTCCCGGCTGGAGTTCGAGCGCAGTCTGGTTCGATTACGACAACGATGGCAGACTCGATCTCTTCGTCTGCCAGTTTGCAGAGTTCGATCCCTCTCTCGGCTGCGGCACCGACGCCGCAGGTGTGCATCACTACTGCATCCCACGCATCTTCAAACCTCGCCCCAGCAGTCTCTTCCATAACAATGGCGACGGTACATTCACCGATGTCAGCAAGCAAACCGGAATCGCCGGCCATCTCGGCAAGGCCTGGGGAGCAGTGGCAACTGACCTCAACAATGATGGCAACATGGACCTGTTCGTCTCCAACGATACTGTTGCGAATTTCCTGTTTCTCAACCGTGGCGACCGGTTCGAGGAGTGCGGCCTAAGTTCGAACGTAGCCTACAGCGCTGACGGACATGCTCGCTCCGGCATGGGAGTCGATTCCGCCGATGTAGATGACGATGGGTGGATGGACCTCTTCGTGGCGAACATTGACCAGGAGATCTTCGCGCTTTACAGAAACAACCACGATGAGAGTTTTGATGACATCGCCATGCCAATGGGCATCGGCATGGTAACGCGCTGGATGAGCGGTTGGGGACTGAAGTTCTTTGACTACGACAACGATGGCGATCTGGACCTGATCCTTGCCAATGGCTTTCCCGACGATCTGATTGATCAGAGTTCCAGCAGCGTTACGTGGAAAGAGCCGCTGCTCCTCCTGCATCGCGAAGGCAAAGCGTATAGAAACGTAAGTTCGCAGAGCGGGCCAGTGTTTGAAAAAAACTTCCCTGCTCGCGGACTCGCCATCGGCGACTTCAATAATGACGGCGGAATCGATGTGCTCATCAGCAACAATGACAGTGCACCGCTATTGCTGCGCAATAATGTAGGACGACATAACCACTGGCTCGGCATCCGCTTGATTGGCCGCAAGTGCAATTCCGATGCAATCGGAGCACGCGTTACCTATCAGGCCGGTGACTTGAAGCGATCCCGCATGAGAGTAGGGGGCGGAAGCTTTCTCTCGACTCATGACCCGCGAATCGTACTGGGAATTGGCAGCCGGTCAAAACTCGACTGGCTGGAGGTAAAGTGGCCGCAACCCAGTGGCACTGTCGAGCGCTTCACGGATTTGCCGATCGACCGGTACATCACCCTGGTAGAAGGTGCCGGCAAATGGAAGTAG
- a CDS encoding tetratricopeptide repeat protein, with protein sequence MLILAEPSARLLRAQQSNPATAATSFVDLQRTAAAEMDAGKNAEAIRDTRRALEIRPDWREGWWNLGTLQYETNQYVEAAGAFRKVIESAPGSGTAWALLGLCEFELKDYATALSHLEKAQSLGVGDDPEIAKVSSYHLALLRIHEGDFERGRELLDSAFGQSRLSPQVKLALGLAMLRVPILPEEMDPSKDAVVRDAGEIASSKTDSVTLFPKLIANYPSTPYLHYEYGLRLKDAGRWKEALVQQHEEVRVSPLSALPWIEISALQLRLKNAAGAVSAAEKAVVLEPGLRAAHNSLSAALESSGNRTRAKQERDRISALHEESKVRDPRMISLYAAGGSSIDLTGANGWRQGLLAYSAGNYSEAIAELKQWLRQNAANGTGWAVLGLSEFALKDYENAQIHLERGEQLGLSGSVDSLHLAKYTLGVLLVRSGEFSHASDVLMSAVGPGNLQPEVRFASGLALLRMAKLPDAVEEPQRELVNRAGGIAELLHESKYDQADVEFESLLKQYPTTPFLHYAYGTALLSLSQYDEAAAQMRAESVLSPTSELPFIRLASIALRKASPSDAIAPAERAVQLADGSAEAHYLLGRAALSGGDTARSIRELEIACTLAPGSPEAHFNLAKAYAKAGQPQRAAEERATFVRLNAVAEEQKSQHGSQAYQGPREARDMSAPQKSAGVPSGPN encoded by the coding sequence GTGTTGATCCTTGCAGAGCCGAGTGCAAGGTTGCTGCGGGCTCAGCAGTCCAATCCAGCCACTGCCGCAACGAGCTTTGTGGATTTGCAGCGAACGGCCGCTGCCGAGATGGATGCCGGGAAGAACGCCGAAGCTATACGCGATACCAGGCGTGCTCTTGAGATTCGTCCGGACTGGAGAGAAGGCTGGTGGAACCTGGGTACCCTCCAATATGAAACGAACCAATACGTGGAGGCTGCGGGGGCTTTCCGAAAGGTTATCGAGTCCGCGCCAGGAAGCGGGACCGCATGGGCGCTGCTCGGGCTCTGTGAGTTCGAACTAAAGGATTATGCGACGGCATTGTCGCATCTGGAAAAGGCGCAATCGCTGGGCGTCGGCGATGACCCTGAGATCGCAAAGGTGTCGAGCTACCATCTTGCATTGTTGCGGATCCATGAGGGGGACTTTGAACGCGGCAGAGAACTGCTGGACTCAGCATTTGGTCAGAGTCGCCTATCACCCCAGGTGAAACTGGCTTTAGGGCTTGCCATGCTTCGAGTTCCGATTCTTCCCGAAGAGATGGATCCATCGAAGGATGCGGTTGTACGAGACGCAGGCGAAATAGCCTCAAGCAAGACGGACTCCGTGACGCTCTTTCCCAAATTGATTGCGAACTACCCGTCCACGCCGTATCTCCATTACGAGTATGGGCTTCGGTTGAAAGATGCAGGACGTTGGAAGGAAGCATTGGTGCAGCAGCATGAAGAGGTGAGAGTGTCTCCACTGAGTGCCCTGCCCTGGATTGAGATAAGCGCATTGCAGTTGAGATTGAAGAATGCGGCCGGCGCTGTATCTGCGGCAGAGAAGGCTGTGGTGCTGGAGCCTGGCTTGCGCGCGGCTCATAACTCCCTCTCTGCTGCGTTGGAATCGAGCGGAAATAGAACAAGAGCCAAGCAGGAGCGCGACCGTATAAGCGCGCTCCATGAAGAATCTAAGGTGCGTGACCCGCGAATGATTTCTCTGTATGCGGCAGGCGGCAGCTCCATCGATTTAACAGGAGCGAATGGATGGAGGCAGGGACTGCTGGCGTACTCCGCAGGAAACTATAGCGAAGCAATTGCCGAGCTGAAGCAGTGGCTGAGACAGAACGCCGCTAATGGAACAGGATGGGCGGTGCTTGGGCTGAGCGAATTCGCGCTGAAGGATTATGAAAACGCGCAGATTCACCTGGAACGCGGCGAGCAACTTGGATTAAGCGGCAGTGTGGACTCATTACATCTGGCCAAGTACACGCTGGGGGTTCTGCTCGTGCGCTCCGGAGAGTTCAGCCATGCTTCGGATGTTCTGATGTCGGCTGTCGGACCGGGCAATCTTCAACCCGAGGTGCGTTTTGCATCCGGTCTCGCATTACTGCGCATGGCGAAGCTGCCCGATGCCGTAGAGGAGCCGCAGCGTGAGCTTGTAAATCGTGCCGGGGGAATCGCAGAACTGCTCCACGAAAGCAAGTACGATCAGGCAGATGTCGAGTTCGAGTCGCTGCTGAAGCAGTACCCCACGACTCCATTTCTCCACTATGCTTATGGCACTGCTCTGCTTTCTCTTTCCCAGTATGACGAAGCAGCGGCTCAGATGCGTGCGGAAAGCGTCCTTTCGCCAACGAGTGAGTTGCCATTTATTCGCCTCGCCTCCATCGCTCTGCGAAAGGCGTCGCCCTCGGATGCTATTGCTCCGGCGGAACGCGCCGTTCAACTGGCGGATGGTTCGGCAGAGGCTCATTACCTGTTGGGCAGGGCTGCACTGAGCGGTGGCGATACCGCCAGGTCAATAAGAGAACTTGAGATTGCCTGCACACTTGCACCTGGTAGTCCGGAGGCACACTTCAATCTGGCGAAGGCATATGCCAAGGCGGGACAGCCGCAACGCGCCGCCGAGGAGCGCGCAACGTTTGTCAGGCTCAATGCGGTTGCGGAAGAACAGAAGAGCCAACACGGGAGCCAGGCATATCAAGGTCCGCGCGAAGCCAGGGATATGTCCGCTCCACAAAAGTCAGCCGGAGTTCCGTCAGGTCCGAACTAA
- a CDS encoding LacI family DNA-binding transcriptional regulator, with translation MAKRKSPNGPRVTLMTLAQHLNLTPGTISAALNDSAAARAIPEHTKRRILDAAREFNYRPNYFARSLRLQRTYTIGVIVEQIGDPYGSAIISGIEEYLRDTEYFFLTVVHRHDPRVLQSYSQVLLARGVEGFVTVDTSIQEEPALPTVAIAGHHRIQGVTNITIDHKVAVRQELMHLLDNGHREIAFLKGQTCSSDSATRWNAICEVAQELGVRIRPELTVQIEGDVATPQLGYPCAKELLARKQFFTALFAYNDLSAIGAIWAFQEAGLRVPEDISVVGFDDVPLSIFSKPALTTVRQPLQRMGQIAAKTIIDRIEGSTEYVPEIVVEPELIVRASSSFAKKSC, from the coding sequence ATGGCTAAAAGGAAGTCTCCAAACGGGCCCAGGGTAACGCTGATGACGCTGGCTCAGCACCTGAACCTGACCCCAGGCACGATCTCCGCAGCATTGAACGACTCGGCCGCAGCGCGCGCTATTCCGGAACATACCAAGCGCCGAATATTGGACGCAGCGCGTGAATTCAATTACCGGCCCAACTACTTTGCGCGTTCTCTCCGGCTGCAGCGTACCTACACGATCGGCGTCATCGTCGAACAGATCGGCGACCCTTACGGTTCCGCGATCATCAGTGGAATCGAGGAGTATCTTCGCGATACGGAGTACTTCTTTCTTACCGTGGTGCATCGCCACGATCCCCGAGTATTGCAAAGCTATTCGCAGGTGTTGCTGGCGCGCGGCGTTGAGGGGTTTGTAACAGTGGACACTTCGATCCAGGAGGAGCCCGCACTGCCTACCGTGGCCATTGCCGGGCACCATCGCATTCAGGGAGTCACGAATATAACGATCGACCACAAGGTTGCAGTCCGGCAGGAACTCATGCACTTGCTCGATAACGGCCACCGCGAAATCGCGTTTTTGAAGGGACAGACATGCAGTTCCGATTCCGCCACGAGATGGAATGCGATTTGTGAAGTAGCCCAGGAACTCGGAGTGCGAATTCGACCGGAGCTGACGGTACAGATTGAGGGCGATGTCGCGACACCGCAACTCGGGTATCCGTGTGCGAAGGAACTGCTTGCCCGAAAGCAATTCTTTACCGCACTTTTTGCCTATAACGACCTTTCTGCAATCGGCGCCATCTGGGCGTTCCAGGAGGCCGGCCTGCGCGTGCCGGAAGACATCTCGGTGGTTGGATTCGATGATGTCCCACTCTCGATCTTCTCCAAACCGGCGCTGACAACGGTAAGGCAGCCGCTCCAGCGCATGGGCCAGATTGCAGCCAAAACGATCATCGACAGAATTGAGGGGAGTACCGAATATGTTCCGGAGATCGTGGTCGAGCCCGAACTGATTGTGCGTGCTTCGTCCAGTTTTGCGAAGAAGAGCTGCTAG
- a CDS encoding TonB-dependent receptor, with protein sequence MQGTVTDTQGAVVPGATLSLVDKETNRTLNATSGTGGEFIFNQLAPSSYKLSVSHAGFKTMVQDNVQIIAEQANALNVQLEVGGATETVTVNAADKPMIDTETGQISGTISQEGISKLPSYGRDVFQLVQLAPGVFGDGAQGKGGGTSQQPGNQGPGGSGASGGVFATENRPQVSGNGGRTDQNNITLDGVSINSVTWAGAAVVTPSEDSIKEMKVIANGYDAQYGRTGATQIQAISQNGTNQFHGTAFFKFDRPGLNAFQRYSPDNNPVRNTSRFNQIGGTVGGPIWRDHIFAFFSYETIRNSSTSTGDGWYDTAGFDKLGPSGSTSAKYLTLKGAGASYSKILEGPGDKHTCADVGLVQGLTCNFIAGAGLDLGRPLTGVPLGKHDPSFVSSSQPGLGGDGTGSPANFDGIADLFFVATVSPFSQTSQQFNGRLDFQVTSNDLVAFSIYYVPQDTHNFNGPSRPSNFFNHSQTNNATTVLWNHTFGPTLLNEVRVDAAGWRWNEIASNPQTPYGLPVSKLQTFSGARTLGSIDPNTISQFGPNVGSVFDQWTYSLKDTVTKVISSHSLKFGGEGIKLQYLDEPTWEAQPTYYFNNLWDFINDAPASESATVDPRTGIPSTFRKDTRQTLADFFVQDDWKVKPNLTVNLGLRWEYFGGLTEKKGNLSNLRLGSGSSILSGIAFKLGGNQVDAPKGNFGPQIGFAWSPGSLNNKLVVRGGFGMGYTGLEAAILTNTRFNPPFITSSGLLTGSQIVYGTASNLYQLGALPANPNLITTFDSSNLPTASGVSLNVTGIPRNLPTTYNYRYSLQTQYDVGHQWVATLGYQGSLGRHLPLQVNLNAVYAGNVLAGQVMYNPRLNYIDWYENTGASNFNALMAEMHHQFAHTYEVDAQYRWSKSMDDGSGPFTISDYSFLPGYNYGPSDYDVRNMFKLWGLWSPVIFRGSHSWMEKVLGGWTLSGILNWHSGFPWNPKYLGLACNAVIPNSGNCDLRPAKYLGGAGTSQGTDTFKKSNGNFPKSTSASGADNVYFTKLPVVQNNSSWPLPNGNAPTPTALPFLPGIQRNSFNGPRYFDIDATGTKAFGLPRMPVLGESARFEIRANAYNLFNQLNLLTPDPGITNAHFGRATTVLGSRTIELEAHFKF encoded by the coding sequence TTGCAAGGGACGGTTACGGACACCCAGGGAGCGGTGGTTCCCGGCGCTACGCTTTCGCTCGTCGATAAAGAGACAAATCGAACATTGAACGCGACGAGCGGCACTGGGGGAGAGTTTATTTTTAACCAGTTGGCTCCCAGCAGCTACAAGCTGTCGGTGTCGCATGCAGGCTTCAAGACTATGGTGCAGGATAACGTCCAGATCATTGCAGAACAGGCCAACGCGCTGAACGTTCAGCTCGAAGTGGGAGGAGCCACCGAGACTGTAACCGTGAATGCTGCGGACAAACCGATGATCGATACGGAGACGGGACAGATCAGCGGCACGATTTCGCAGGAAGGTATTTCCAAACTTCCGTCTTATGGGCGCGATGTGTTTCAACTGGTGCAGCTTGCACCGGGCGTATTCGGGGACGGTGCCCAAGGCAAGGGTGGCGGCACCTCACAACAACCCGGCAATCAGGGGCCAGGGGGTTCAGGCGCGAGCGGGGGCGTATTTGCTACAGAGAATCGACCGCAGGTATCGGGAAATGGTGGCAGGACGGACCAGAACAACATCACGCTGGATGGCGTAAGCATCAATAGTGTGACATGGGCCGGCGCCGCAGTTGTAACTCCGAGCGAAGACTCCATCAAGGAGATGAAGGTTATTGCGAACGGTTATGATGCGCAATATGGCCGCACCGGTGCTACGCAGATACAAGCTATCTCGCAGAATGGTACGAATCAATTCCACGGTACAGCATTCTTTAAATTCGATAGACCCGGTCTGAACGCTTTCCAGCGTTATTCACCTGACAACAACCCAGTACGAAACACATCGAGGTTTAACCAGATTGGTGGGACAGTGGGTGGGCCTATCTGGCGAGACCACATCTTCGCTTTTTTCTCCTATGAGACGATCCGCAACAGCTCCACCAGCACGGGCGACGGCTGGTATGACACCGCGGGCTTTGACAAGTTAGGACCATCCGGAAGTACTTCCGCGAAGTACCTGACGCTGAAGGGTGCGGGTGCCAGTTACAGTAAGATTCTGGAGGGCCCAGGTGACAAGCACACCTGCGCCGACGTTGGACTTGTACAGGGGCTCACTTGTAACTTTATTGCCGGGGCAGGTCTTGATCTTGGCAGGCCACTTACAGGTGTCCCGCTGGGTAAGCACGATCCTTCGTTCGTGAGCAGTTCACAGCCAGGACTAGGCGGCGACGGCACGGGGAGCCCTGCCAACTTCGACGGTATAGCCGATCTGTTCTTTGTCGCTACCGTAAGTCCTTTCAGTCAAACTTCGCAGCAGTTCAATGGGCGCCTGGATTTCCAGGTCACCTCCAATGACCTCGTAGCCTTCAGCATCTACTACGTTCCACAGGACACTCATAATTTCAACGGCCCGTCACGGCCATCCAACTTCTTTAATCACAGTCAGACCAACAATGCCACGACAGTACTCTGGAACCATACTTTTGGCCCGACTCTGTTGAACGAAGTGCGCGTGGATGCTGCTGGCTGGAGATGGAATGAGATTGCGAGCAATCCTCAAACTCCGTATGGATTACCTGTGAGCAAGCTCCAGACATTTAGCGGAGCTCGCACCCTCGGAAGTATCGATCCAAATACCATTTCTCAATTTGGTCCAAATGTCGGGAGTGTTTTCGACCAGTGGACTTATAGCCTTAAAGACACGGTAACGAAGGTTATCAGCAGTCATAGCCTGAAGTTTGGCGGAGAAGGGATCAAGCTTCAATATCTGGATGAGCCGACATGGGAGGCGCAACCCACATACTACTTTAATAACTTGTGGGATTTCATTAATGATGCGCCGGCATCGGAGAGTGCTACGGTCGATCCGAGAACGGGAATCCCGTCAACCTTCCGCAAAGACACACGGCAGACATTGGCGGACTTCTTTGTACAAGACGACTGGAAGGTAAAGCCAAATCTAACCGTGAACCTTGGCTTACGCTGGGAGTACTTTGGAGGCCTGACCGAGAAGAAGGGGAATCTATCTAATCTGCGCCTCGGCTCTGGATCGAGCATTCTCTCTGGGATTGCATTCAAGCTCGGTGGCAACCAGGTCGATGCTCCTAAGGGGAACTTCGGTCCGCAGATAGGATTTGCCTGGAGTCCCGGAAGCCTTAACAACAAATTAGTTGTGCGCGGAGGCTTTGGCATGGGCTATACGGGGCTGGAGGCCGCGATCCTGACAAATACGCGCTTCAATCCGCCATTCATCACCTCAAGCGGATTACTAACAGGTTCGCAGATAGTCTATGGAACTGCATCAAATCTGTATCAACTCGGGGCTCTTCCAGCGAATCCTAACTTAATCACTACCTTTGACTCGTCTAACTTGCCAACGGCTTCCGGGGTATCACTCAACGTGACGGGGATACCTCGCAACCTGCCCACTACGTACAACTATCGCTACTCACTGCAGACGCAATATGATGTTGGGCACCAATGGGTAGCCACGCTCGGATATCAAGGGAGCCTTGGACGACATCTTCCATTGCAGGTGAATCTGAATGCGGTTTATGCCGGGAATGTGCTTGCAGGTCAGGTGATGTATAACCCCCGGTTGAACTATATTGACTGGTACGAAAATACTGGAGCATCGAACTTCAACGCGCTGATGGCGGAGATGCATCATCAGTTCGCACATACTTATGAAGTGGATGCGCAATACCGTTGGAGTAAGAGCATGGATGATGGCTCCGGGCCATTTACTATTTCCGACTACTCCTTCCTGCCGGGATATAACTATGGTCCTTCCGACTATGACGTGCGTAACATGTTCAAGCTGTGGGGACTATGGTCGCCAGTAATTTTCCGGGGCAGCCATAGCTGGATGGAAAAGGTTCTCGGTGGTTGGACCTTGAGCGGCATTTTGAATTGGCACTCCGGATTTCCCTGGAACCCCAAGTATCTGGGACTCGCCTGTAACGCGGTTATCCCGAACAGCGGTAACTGTGACTTGCGTCCCGCCAAATATCTGGGTGGCGCCGGTACCAGCCAAGGCACAGATACCTTCAAGAAGAGCAACGGAAATTTTCCGAAGTCAACCTCGGCTTCGGGTGCTGACAACGTCTACTTCACCAAGCTTCCTGTGGTTCAAAACAACAGCTCCTGGCCGCTGCCCAACGGAAATGCGCCAACCCCGACGGCTCTTCCGTTCTTACCGGGCATTCAGCGTAATTCGTTTAATGGACCACGTTACTTTGATATAGACGCGACCGGGACCAAAGCATTCGGCTTACCCCGAATGCCGGTTCTAGGCGAAAGCGCGCGGTTCGAAATTCGCGCGAATGCGTATAACCTCTTTAACCAACTCAACCTCTTGACTCCAGATCCGGGTATTACCAATGCCCACTTCGGGCGCGCTACGACGGTGCTCGGTTCGCGCACGATCGAGCTTGAAGCTCACTTCAAGTTCTGA